In Cololabis saira isolate AMF1-May2022 chromosome 14, fColSai1.1, whole genome shotgun sequence, a single genomic region encodes these proteins:
- the LOC133459588 gene encoding zinc finger Y-chromosomal protein: MDEDVTRLTIHSEEPKIIIHGSDEGGAGGQEFVVELQETVLVSEGEGEGMAVHRFAPDELVIQDAVEDVVSEYVHCDEDEDVAVETCVMALEGDEEGVAMGDIPEDGLDPEQQDDDQDGCGDYLMISLDEAGKMVSEDGTEVTVEGAVEDQEVEKDEDGQEVIKVYIFKADSGEDDMGESVDISDGDTESMALTESSGQTLREKMVYKSVGDSHRNQGNHSAEDSESCENRNGAASALLHIDESDGVDEINRQRNKTKRRSEPRQVQTAIIIGPYGQPLTVYPCMLCGKKFKSRGFLKRHTKNHHQDILTRKKYQCTDCDFTTNKKASLHNHMEVHALSSKAPFECEMCGKEFHQQGALFSHRLQHHHREPKTQPPLPPTKMHKCKFCDYETAEQGLLNRHLLAVHSKSFPHICVECGKGFRHPSELKKHMRTHTGEKPYSCLYCDYKSADSSNLKTHIKTKHSKEMPYKCERCFQTFAEEEELMQHGLTHEENKTHHCAHCDHKSSNSSDLKRHIISVHTKDYPHKCAVCGKGFHRPSELKKHSLSHRTKKLHQCRHCNFKIADPFVLSRHILSVHTKEQQASAEKAEAKRTETHTAVATPKKSAPSGSSSAAPPARVSAASLASSVTVVIGKGQKERRIYQCQYCDYSTGDASGFKRHVISIHTKDYPHRCEICSKGFRRPSEKNQHIMRHHKDVVQTE; this comes from the exons ATGGATGAGGATGTCACCAGGCTTACAATACATTCTGAAGAGCCTAAAATAATTATACACGGATCGG ATGAGGGTGGTGCTGGCGGGCAGGAGTTTGTTGTGGAGCTTCAAGAGACTGTGTTGGTGTCGGAAGGCGAGGGTGAGGGCATGGCAGTTCACAGGTTTGCCCCAGATGAGCTAGTCATCCAGGATGCTGTGGAGGATGTTGTTTCTGAGTATGTGCACTgcgatgaagatgaagatgttgCTGTAGAAACCTGTGTGATGGCTCTGGAGGGTGACGAGGAAGGTGTTGCCATGGGAGACATCCCAGAAGATGGGCTGGACCCAGAGCAGCAGGACGATGACCAGGATGGCTGTGGAGATTATCTAATGATATCAT TGGATGAAGCCGGTAAAATGGTGTCTGAGGATGGAACGGAGGTAACGGTGGAAGGAGCTGTCGAGGACCAGGAAGTTGAGAAAGATGAGGATGGACAGGAGGTGATAAAGGTGTACATTTTCAAGGCTGATTCTGGAGAGGACGACATGG GAGAGTCGGTTGATATCAGTGACGGAGACACTGAGAGTATGGCGTTAACCGAGTCTTCAGGCCAAACACTCCGAGAGAAGATGGTTTACAAGTCTGTTGGAGATTCTCATCGCAATCAAGGAAACCACA GTGCAGAGGACAGTGAGAGCTGTGAGAACCGGAACGGTGCAGCATCTGCTCTGCTGCACATCGATGAGTCTGACGGGGTCGATGAGATCAACAGACAACGCAACAAGACCAAGAGACGGTCGGAGCCTCGGCAGGTCCAGACAG CCATCATCATCGGTCCGTACGGCCAGCCGCTCACCGTTTACCCCTGCATGCTCTGTGGTAAAAAGTTCAAGTCCCGAGGCTTTCTGAAACGCCACACTAAGAATCATCACCAGGATATTCTGACCAGAAAGAAGTACCAATGCACAGACTGTGACTTCACTACCAACAAGAAAGCCAGTCTCCACAACCACATGGAGGTGCACGCTCTGAGCAGCAAGGCCCCCTTTGAGTGTGAGATGTGCGGTAAGGAgttccaccagcagggggcactGTTCTCACACAGACTGCAGCACCATCACCGGGAACCCAAAACCCAGCCGCCCCTTCCGCCCACCAAGATGCACAAATGCAAGTTCTGTGACTATGAAACTGCCGAGCAGGGACTGTTAAATCGACATTTGTTGGCCGTTCACAGCAAGAGTTTTCCGCACATCTGTGTGGAATGTGGGAAAGGTTTTCGACATCCTTCTGAGTTAAAGAaacacatgcgcacacacaccGGCGAGAAGCCGTACTCCTGCCTGTACTGCGACTACAAGTCTGCTGATTCCTCTAATCTCAAAACACACATCAAGACTAAGCATAGCAAAGAGATGCCGTACAAATGCGAGCGCTGCTTCCAGACCtttgcagaggaggaggagttgaTGCAGCACGGACTAACGCACGAGGAGAATAAGACGCACCACTGTGCCCACTGTGATCACAAAAGTTCCAACTCCAGTGACCTGAAACGCCATATCATATCTGTTCACACCAAGGACTACCCTCACAAGTGCGCCGTGTGTGGGAAAGGCTTCCACCGGCCGTCCGAACTAAAGAAGCACTCACTATCTCACCGCACCAAGAAACTCCACCAGTGCCGGCACTGCAACTTCAAAATTGCAGACCCTTTTGTTCTCAGTCGCCACATCTTGTCTGTCCACACGAAAGAGCAACAGGCCTCGGCTGAGAAAGCCGAGGCCAAGAGGACAGAGACACACACTGCTGTTGCCACACCTAAGAAGTCTGCACCTAgcggctccagcagcgctgcccCCCCTGCCCGGGTCAGCGCCGCCAGCCTGGCCAGCAGTGTGACTGTAGTTATTGGCAAAGGACAGAAAGAGAGGAGAATCTACCAGTGCCAGTACTGTGACTATAGCACTGGGGATGCCTCGGGTTTCAAGCGGCACGTCATTTCCATTCACACAAAAGACTATCCACACCGCTGCGAGATCTGTTCGAAGGGCTTCCGGCGACCCTCGGAGAAAAACCAGCATATCATGCGTCACCACAAGGACGTGGTGCAGACAGAGTGA